One segment of Physeter macrocephalus isolate SW-GA chromosome 3, ASM283717v5, whole genome shotgun sequence DNA contains the following:
- the LSM10 gene encoding U7 snRNA-associated Sm-like protein LSm10 produces MAVSHSVKERTISENSLIILLQGLQGQVTTVDLRDESMARGRIDNVDAFMNIRLAQVTYTDRWGHQVELDDLFVTGRNVRYVHIPDDVNITATIEQQLQVIHRVRNFGGKGKGRREFPSKRYK; encoded by the coding sequence ATGGCAGTGAGCCACTCAGTGAAGGAGCGGACCATCTCCGAGAACAGCCTGATCATCCTGCTGCAGGGCCTCCAGGGCCAGGTCACCACCGTGGACCTGCGGGATGAGAGCATGGCCCGCGGACGCATAGACAACGTTGATGCTTTCATGAACATCCGCCTGGCCCAGGTCACCTACACGGACCGTTGGGGGCATCAGGTCGAGCTGGATGACCTCTTTGTGACAGGCCGGAATGTCCGTTACGTCCACATCCCCGATGATGTGAACATCACCGCGACCATCGAGCAGCAGCTACAGGTCATCCATCGGGTGCGCAACTTTGGCGGCAAGGGGAAAGGCCGGCGGGAATTTCCCTCCAAACGCTATAAGTGA